The Sinomicrobium kalidii genome contains a region encoding:
- a CDS encoding hybrid sensor histidine kinase/response regulator transcription factor, which yields MRIHHFLSILLFIGYAQFATGQVLEDVPKDLKFKHYTSSDGLSQRSVMAILQDKEGYLWFGTRDGLNRFDGNRFTVYKHHLGDTTSLSNNNVHSIYEDTNGNLWIGTQNGLNKYNPEQDNFIQYKHASTLNTGADHIIWEITQIDSDLLWVATNNGILQIDIHTDEIIRLQQNKNDPDFLSNNNIRSFLKTDDGNLWICNTRHIDIYNPGKGTFRRMDYPKKQKEDVHLNRPPALFVDSRNSIWLGYEEGLARYDRSSHTFKDFKFRGEKAITDAVRSIYEDLSGNLWIGSYSGLYILNSEHSRLKHIVHDKNNSTSLSQNSVYSIMRDSRGDMWIGTWADGINYYNRDNSAFKNIFPGNSNNKLNYKVVSGMAEDPDGNLWIGTEGGGVNFYNRKTKKFTYYKSDPDDKNSLSANNVKSVIIDRNENIWIGIHDGGVNFLNPAREPFRFEQIDFPESSGISLKGYKVLTLLEDSKGNIWIGTLTGGLILYDTETKQLSRLDNDIRTVMSIVRTDNPEVLLVGGDNGLESINITTKKRNKIPVRPPREKGPPLYINCIFTDNFNNYWIGTEGQGLYMYDPKRKKARVYGTREGLPNDIIYGILSDNNGNLWISTNSGISRLNIESNSIKNYYRSDGIQGNEFNYGSFFKTSNKELFFGGTNGLTYFDPGNIRKNTFVPDIDINNFEVNNAPYMKITDSVSEITLKHNENNFSIDFTALSYMQPEKNEFAYILEGLDREWNYVGHRRKAVYTNISQGNYTFRVKGSNNDGIWNEKGSSVNIRVLPAPWRTWWAYTLYFAVCIGLSLYIGKLILLRIREKKEKERLQEINQLKMRLFTDVSHDFRTPLTLIIGPLEKMIRKNSGDKYIRQQHEIMYRNARMLLQLINQILDFRKSESGVLFLRASKNNIVPFTEEIKKSFDALAEKKNINYRFIAGHKNIEVWFDRIKLKKILFNLLSNAFKFTDDNGRVTVNISTISKKQNSIPADYVKIDIINSGRVIPKNHIKFIFDRFHQLDDEKQNLGSGIGLSLTKRLVELHKGKIRVKSSEAKGTRFSVLLRLGNDHLSENECIDETEITEDHAFYPDTDVTTGTQQSGKPENAPCTTTDNSGLPGLLIVEDNTDVQDFIREIFTGKYNIFVAENGKEAIPITQKNQIDLVISDVNMPVMDGFELCDYIKTTLITSHIPVILLTAKTSPVHQEKGYKTGADAYITKPFKADILETRVDNLLKTRANLIRKFKKDIILEPKSPEITSADEVFLEKAITIVEQNITNQDFNTGMFIEQMNMSRTVIYTKLKTLTGQNLSAFIRTIRLKKSGLLITQTKMNISQIAYEVGFNDLKYFRKCFKDFFKLTPSEYKRKNATENKQEV from the coding sequence ATGAGAATTCACCATTTTTTAAGTATTCTGCTTTTTATCGGATATGCTCAATTCGCAACAGGGCAAGTCCTGGAAGATGTACCGAAAGACCTGAAATTTAAGCACTACACATCCTCTGACGGCCTTTCCCAAAGGTCAGTCATGGCCATTTTACAGGATAAAGAAGGGTATTTATGGTTTGGAACAAGAGACGGGCTTAACAGGTTTGACGGTAACCGGTTTACCGTATATAAACATCATTTGGGAGATACAACAAGCCTGAGCAACAACAACGTCCACTCCATTTATGAAGACACCAATGGAAATTTATGGATCGGTACCCAGAACGGCCTGAACAAATACAATCCCGAACAGGACAACTTCATTCAATACAAACATGCAAGTACCCTGAATACGGGTGCAGACCATATCATCTGGGAGATCACCCAGATAGACAGCGATCTGCTCTGGGTAGCCACCAATAACGGTATACTGCAAATCGATATTCATACCGATGAGATCATTAGGTTACAGCAAAACAAGAACGACCCGGACTTCCTGAGCAATAATAATATCCGGAGTTTCTTAAAAACGGACGATGGCAATTTATGGATCTGTAACACAAGGCATATCGACATCTATAATCCCGGGAAAGGCACCTTTAGGCGTATGGACTACCCGAAAAAACAAAAAGAGGATGTACATCTCAACCGCCCCCCTGCCCTGTTTGTCGACAGCAGGAATTCGATCTGGTTGGGCTATGAAGAGGGGCTTGCCCGCTACGACCGGTCATCACATACTTTTAAGGATTTCAAATTCCGCGGTGAAAAAGCCATTACCGATGCCGTCCGCAGTATCTATGAAGACCTCTCGGGGAATTTATGGATAGGATCCTATTCGGGGCTATATATACTGAATTCGGAACATTCCCGCCTGAAACACATTGTACATGATAAAAACAATTCCACGAGTTTAAGCCAGAACTCCGTTTACAGCATTATGCGCGATTCCAGGGGAGATATGTGGATCGGGACCTGGGCCGACGGCATCAATTATTACAACCGGGATAACAGCGCTTTTAAAAATATTTTTCCGGGGAACAGCAATAACAAGTTAAACTACAAGGTGGTGAGCGGTATGGCTGAAGATCCGGACGGAAATTTATGGATAGGGACCGAAGGAGGCGGTGTGAATTTTTACAACAGAAAAACAAAAAAGTTCACCTACTACAAAAGCGACCCGGACGATAAAAACAGCCTGAGCGCAAACAATGTAAAATCCGTGATCATCGACCGGAACGAAAACATCTGGATAGGCATTCACGACGGCGGTGTAAATTTTTTAAACCCCGCCCGGGAACCCTTCAGGTTTGAACAAATCGATTTTCCGGAATCAAGCGGTATTTCTCTAAAGGGATATAAGGTCTTGACACTACTGGAGGATAGTAAGGGCAATATCTGGATAGGGACACTTACGGGAGGACTGATCCTTTATGATACAGAAACAAAGCAATTATCGAGATTGGACAACGATATACGCACCGTGATGAGTATCGTCCGTACCGACAATCCCGAAGTACTGCTTGTAGGGGGAGACAACGGGCTCGAATCCATAAACATAACTACAAAAAAAAGGAATAAGATCCCGGTCAGGCCCCCCCGGGAAAAAGGGCCTCCCCTGTACATCAACTGTATCTTCACGGACAATTTCAATAATTACTGGATAGGTACCGAAGGACAGGGCCTGTACATGTACGACCCCAAGAGAAAAAAAGCAAGAGTCTACGGAACGAGGGAAGGATTGCCCAACGATATCATATACGGTATCTTATCGGATAACAACGGGAATTTATGGATCAGTACCAACAGTGGTATCAGCAGGCTGAACATTGAATCCAACAGTATAAAAAATTACTACCGGTCCGACGGCATTCAGGGAAATGAGTTCAATTACGGCTCCTTTTTTAAAACCAGTAATAAGGAACTGTTCTTCGGGGGCACCAACGGGCTGACCTATTTTGACCCGGGTAATATCCGGAAAAACACCTTCGTTCCGGACATCGACATCAATAATTTTGAAGTCAACAATGCCCCTTATATGAAAATTACGGACTCCGTTTCGGAAATCACCCTTAAACATAACGAAAACAATTTCAGTATTGATTTTACGGCCCTGAGCTATATGCAACCCGAAAAAAATGAATTTGCCTATATACTGGAGGGCCTGGACCGGGAGTGGAACTATGTAGGCCACCGGAGAAAGGCCGTATATACCAATATCAGTCAGGGAAATTATACTTTCAGGGTAAAAGGGTCTAACAACGATGGCATATGGAATGAAAAAGGGAGTTCCGTAAATATAAGGGTCCTGCCCGCACCCTGGCGGACCTGGTGGGCCTATACGCTTTATTTTGCCGTATGCATCGGGCTATCCCTGTATATAGGAAAGTTAATTTTGCTGAGGATCAGGGAAAAAAAGGAAAAAGAAAGGCTCCAGGAAATTAATCAACTGAAAATGAGACTTTTTACAGATGTGTCCCACGATTTCCGTACCCCACTGACCTTAATCATCGGGCCGCTTGAAAAAATGATCCGGAAAAACTCGGGCGACAAATACATCCGGCAACAACACGAGATCATGTACAGAAATGCACGGATGTTACTCCAGCTCATCAATCAGATCCTCGATTTCAGGAAGAGTGAATCCGGGGTACTCTTTCTCCGGGCCTCAAAAAACAATATCGTGCCCTTTACGGAAGAGATCAAAAAATCATTTGACGCATTGGCGGAAAAAAAGAACATCAATTACCGGTTTATTGCCGGCCACAAAAATATCGAAGTGTGGTTTGACAGGATAAAACTGAAGAAAATCCTGTTCAACCTGCTGTCCAATGCCTTTAAATTTACTGATGATAACGGGCGGGTCACCGTAAATATTTCCACGATCTCGAAAAAACAAAATTCCATACCTGCGGATTACGTCAAAATAGACATTATAAATTCTGGCCGTGTCATCCCGAAGAACCATATCAAATTCATCTTCGACAGGTTTCACCAGCTCGATGATGAAAAACAGAACCTCGGTTCGGGCATCGGCCTGTCCCTGACAAAAAGACTGGTAGAACTTCACAAGGGTAAAATAAGGGTTAAAAGTTCGGAAGCGAAAGGTACCCGTTTCAGTGTTTTGTTAAGATTGGGGAATGACCATCTTTCGGAAAACGAATGTATTGACGAAACGGAGATTACCGAGGATCATGCGTTTTACCCGGATACCGATGTTACAACCGGTACGCAGCAATCCGGAAAACCGGAAAATGCCCCCTGCACAACAACTGACAACTCCGGACTTCCGGGTTTACTGATTGTGGAAGACAATACGGACGTACAGGACTTTATCCGGGAAATATTTACAGGCAAGTACAACATTTTCGTTGCGGAAAACGGAAAAGAGGCTATCCCCATAACTCAAAAAAACCAAATTGACCTGGTTATCAGCGATGTAAACATGCCGGTTATGGACGGTTTTGAATTGTGCGATTATATTAAAACAACATTGATTACGAGTCACATTCCGGTTATACTGCTCACGGCCAAAACATCCCCGGTACACCAGGAAAAAGGATATAAAACGGGAGCAGATGCCTATATTACTAAACCGTTTAAAGCTGACATTCTGGAAACCAGGGTCGACAATTTACTGAAAACAAGAGCAAACCTGATCCGAAAATTTAAAAAGGATATTATTCTGGAACCCAAAAGCCCCGAAATAACCTCCGCCGATGAAGTTTTTCTTGAAAAGGCCATTACCATCGTAGAACAAAATATTACAAATCAGGATTTTAACACAGGCATGTTCATAGAACAAATGAATATGAGCCGTACGGTTATATATACCAAACTGAAGACTTTGACCGGTCAAAACCTTTCTGCATTTATCAGGACCATAAGACTCAAGAAATCCGGTTTGCTGATAACCCAGACAAAAATGAATATTTCCCAAATCGCATATGAAGTCGGCTTTAACGACTTAAAGTACTTCCGAAAGTGCTTTAAGGATTTTTTCAAGCTAACACCTTCTGAGTATAAAAGAAAAAACGCTACGGAAAATAAACAGGAAGTATAG
- a CDS encoding sialate O-acetylesterase has protein sequence MFSKCFLFITLCIGISVTSSAQTKIASLFSDHMVLQQNAEVAVWGTDRPNTRIKARTGWGEKSTAVTDESGKWKLSVKTGKAGGPYTLEIKGSEKIVLEDVLLGEVWLCSGQSNMEMPVKGFKGQPVYGSNDLVMNASSPQLRLFHVKRNMSRQPLDTCQGAWQRSSPGTVLNFSAVAYMYGKLLQQQIKVPVGIICSSFGGTRVEAWTSKETLSATGLDVEANRKKNMPEIDKNTSSVLYNGMIRPLIPYGIKGVIWYQGESNRGNHEQYKTLFSAMIDSWRSAWNSGEFPFYFAQIAPFEYKPEVNSAFLREAQLHTMLNTPNTGMAVTLDIGERSCIHPAKKTEVAKRLVYWALAKTYGYEGIQYSGPVYKSMEVIENEVRLDFDHAPNGVSGFGRELRHFTIAGSDKVFYPAKAEIRRGKLFVSSDNVANPVAVRYGWENYVEGCLFNLAELPASSFRTDHWEN, from the coding sequence ATGTTTTCCAAATGCTTCCTGTTTATTACACTGTGTATAGGCATCAGTGTCACAAGCAGCGCCCAGACAAAAATCGCCTCACTCTTTAGCGACCATATGGTACTCCAGCAAAATGCAGAAGTTGCCGTATGGGGTACGGACAGGCCAAACACCAGAATTAAAGCCCGTACAGGCTGGGGAGAAAAAAGCACCGCAGTTACCGATGAGAGCGGAAAATGGAAACTCTCCGTTAAAACCGGGAAAGCAGGAGGTCCGTATACCCTTGAGATCAAGGGATCTGAAAAAATCGTACTCGAAGATGTGCTGCTGGGAGAAGTCTGGCTGTGCTCCGGGCAGTCCAATATGGAAATGCCCGTAAAAGGATTTAAAGGACAGCCGGTATACGGAAGCAACGATCTTGTGATGAACGCTTCCTCCCCTCAACTTCGCCTTTTTCATGTAAAAAGAAATATGAGCAGGCAGCCCCTCGATACCTGTCAGGGGGCCTGGCAACGATCTTCCCCCGGGACGGTCCTGAATTTCAGCGCCGTGGCCTATATGTATGGAAAGCTGCTTCAACAACAGATCAAGGTACCGGTCGGTATCATTTGCAGCAGTTTCGGAGGCACCCGGGTTGAGGCCTGGACAAGTAAAGAAACACTCAGTGCTACCGGACTGGATGTGGAGGCAAACAGGAAAAAGAATATGCCGGAAATTGATAAAAATACCTCGTCCGTATTGTATAACGGAATGATCCGTCCTTTGATCCCGTACGGCATTAAGGGAGTGATCTGGTACCAGGGAGAGTCCAACAGGGGAAATCATGAACAGTACAAAACATTGTTCTCTGCAATGATAGACAGCTGGCGGTCCGCATGGAATTCAGGCGAATTTCCATTTTATTTTGCGCAAATAGCCCCTTTTGAATACAAGCCCGAAGTCAACTCGGCTTTCCTTCGTGAAGCACAGTTACACACCATGCTCAACACTCCGAACACGGGAATGGCAGTCACCCTCGATATCGGGGAAAGATCCTGTATTCACCCGGCCAAAAAGACAGAGGTCGCCAAACGCCTCGTATACTGGGCCCTCGCTAAAACGTATGGCTATGAGGGAATACAATACAGCGGCCCGGTCTATAAATCGATGGAAGTCATAGAAAACGAGGTCCGCCTGGATTTTGATCATGCCCCTAACGGCGTATCCGGCTTCGGGCGGGAACTCAGGCATTTTACAATAGCCGGTTCCGACAAGGTTTTTTACCCGGCAAAAGCAGAGATCAGAAGGGGAAAACTCTTTGTTTCGAGCGATAACGTGGCCAACCCCGTCGCCGTCAGATACGGCTGGGAAAACTATGTGGAAGGATGCCTGTTTAATTTAGCCGAACTGCCCGCTTCTTCGTTCAGGACAGATCATTGGGAAAATTAA